TTTGCCGCGTACCGTGGTGGCAGTCGCCGGGTGGGATGGCAAGGGCTTGCCTGCAGAGCCGGTGTACCAGGCGCTCAGTGACGATCTGGCAGAAGCGCGCAAGAATTCGGTGCTGGGAGATTTGTCCAAACGTCTGAATATGGAACTGGCCGGCTATCGCAGCCTACTGATGAAGACCGCCAAGGCGCTGCCATTCAAGGCAGCCCCCGAATCGTACAAAGATGCGCTGGAAGTCATTGATGAGCGTTGGGGTGACCCGGCCTATTGGCAGGCGATCAAGCGCAACAGCTCTAGCGTGACCCCGTTTTACCTGCTGGCGGCTGTCGATCACCGCATCGACGACCTGGGCGAAATCGCGCAGGCCACGCCTGATCAGTCGATCTATCTGGATATCTTCGCCCGTACCTTCTGGATGGGCTTTGTAATCACGTGCATTTGCCTGGTGCTGGCGTATCCGCTGGCGTATTTGCTGGCCAACCTGCCAACCCGGCAAAGCAATCTGTTGATGATTCTGGTGTTGTTGCCGTTCTGGACGTCGGTGCTGGTGCGGGTCGCGTCCTGGATTGTGTTGCTGCAATCGGGCGGGCTGATCAATAGCGCGCTGATCAACATGGGCTTGATCGACAAGCCCCTGGAGCTGGTGTTTAACCGCACCGGGGTCTACATCTCGATGGTGCACATTCTGCTACCGTTCATGATTCTGCCGATCTACAGCGTGATGAAAGGTATCTCTCCGACCTATATGCGTGCAGCGATCTCACTGGGTTGTCATCCATTTGCCAGTTTCTGGCGGGTGTACTTCCCGCAGACATACGCTGGTGTAGGGGCGGGTTGCTTGTTGGTGTTCATTATCGCCATTGGCTACTACATCACCCCGGCGTTGCTCGGCAGCCCGAACGACCAAATGGTCAGCTACTTCGTGGCGTTCTACACCAACACCAGCATCAACTGGGGGATGGCGACCGCATTGGGCG
This genomic stretch from Pseudomonas deceptionensis harbors:
- a CDS encoding ABC transporter permease, encoding MAIAVPLNEVSSPTLKKRLAHAERINRWKAQALIAPLVIFLLLVFLVPIAALLYKSVGNPEVVEGLPRTVVAVAGWDGKGLPAEPVYQALSDDLAEARKNSVLGDLSKRLNMELAGYRSLLMKTAKALPFKAAPESYKDALEVIDERWGDPAYWQAIKRNSSSVTPFYLLAAVDHRIDDLGEIAQATPDQSIYLDIFARTFWMGFVITCICLVLAYPLAYLLANLPTRQSNLLMILVLLPFWTSVLVRVASWIVLLQSGGLINSALINMGLIDKPLELVFNRTGVYISMVHILLPFMILPIYSVMKGISPTYMRAAISLGCHPFASFWRVYFPQTYAGVGAGCLLVFIIAIGYYITPALLGSPNDQMVSYFVAFYTNTSINWGMATALGGLLLLATVVLYLMYNWLVGASRLRLS